A segment of the Candidatus Methylomirabilota bacterium genome:
CGCCAGCTCGGGCCCTGCGATCTCGAGCCCGTGGCAGCCCGCGTAGATCACCTCCGGGATGTCGATCCGCGCGCGCAGGTCCTCGAGCCCTCGACCGGAGATCACGGCGACGCAGCCGCGCGGCGACCGGGCGAGGCGCACCAGCTGCTCGCGCATCTCCTCCGAGAGGACCGCATCGGCGGGATCGTCCACGATGGGGGTGAGAGTCCCGTCGTAGTCGGTCATGAGCAGCACGCTGCCCCCGCCGGACAGCCACTCGTCGACGGTGGTCAAGATGTGGGCAAGATCGCTCATGCCGCGCGCTCCGCCGCCGGGGGCGGCGCGGTCGGCCCTGAGACGGCTTGCGCGCTCGGTATCGGTATCGCGCATGGTTCGTGAAAGGACAGCCGGGCCGGGCAGGCAGACGTCAGCATAGCGAGCGAACGCGGACGGGTCAAGATTTGGCGCCGCCTCAGGCCCGCGGGTACGGATCGCCGGTGCGCGAGAGCGCCCTCAGGGCCGCGTCGGTGGCCTGCTGGGTCGAGCCCGCGCGGCCCCACTCCGGGCCGTAGGCGTAGTAGTGCGAGTAGCCGCCCTCGTCCAGGCGCGCGAGCATCGAGTCGCCGGTCTCCTGGATCAGGAGCAGCACGCGCTCGGCGGGGCACGCGGTGGTCACGCAGCCGGTGACCGCGACGTAGTTCTGGCCACCCACGCGCACGCCGCGCGGCGAGGCCACACGCCCGAAGTAGGCCTGGGCGCCGCGCTGGATCTTGCCGGTGCCCGGAGCCCAGTCGGCGCCGAAGAGCGTGCGGATCCGGTCGCGAAGCTGCGGGTTGCTCACGACCTCGCCACCGGTGCGGCCGAACCGCGTCTCGCGCGGACCGGATTCGAGCACGCCCGCCATCGGCGCGGGCGGCCTGGCCTCCGGCGGCTCGATGGTGCAGCCCGAAACCAGAAGGCCGAGGGTGCACCCGAACAACAGCCCTGCGCTTCGCATGGCGACCTCCTGGCGTGCGATAAAGTCCGCGGCAAAAATCGCAACCCTTGTGCCACGGGGGCGGCCGCCTGAAAGTTCGCGACTCGCAACACGTCAGATCCGCTCGGGAAGCGCGTGTCTCCGACCGAGTCGGTAATCCTTACCCGGCGTGGCAATCGTTACACGTTTCAGCGCGGGGTCTTCGAGAGCTCGTCGGCGAGCAGGTATGCCTTGTCGGCGAGCGTGAAGGCCCGCTGCATGTCACGGGTCGAGAGCGCCTCACGCGCCTTGCTGAGGAAGCTCTGGATGGTCAGGTAGTTCTCCTGCTGCTCGCGGGCCAGCCGTGACGGGTCGATGCGCTGCACGAGCTTCTCGGTCCCCTCGATGCGTCGCTCGGCCTGCGACTTCATCCGCTGCTCCTCCTCGACGCTGGCCTGCGGTGCCAGCACCGGCAGCGGAGTGGCCGGCTCCTTCGGGATCGCCGCGGTCCGGGGCGGCGGCGAAGGCGGCGCCACCGGCGGAGGCGGTGCCGGGGCGACCGGCGGAGGCGGCGCCGGGCTCACCACCTTCGGCGCCGGCGCCACCGGCTCCTTCACCAGATCGGGCGGCGCCGGCTTCGGCGCCGGCGCCTCCCCGACCACCGCCGCGGTGCGTGGCGGTGACGCCGAGGGCGCGGGCACGAACAGATCGGTGGCGGCCACACAGCCGCCGAGCGGCAGAGTCAGCCAGACGAGCCAGATCGGGCGGCGCATGCGGGTCAGCGTACCGGCAGGCGCACGATCAGCGCGGTGCCGCGGCCGGGCTGCGACTTGGCTTCCACCGTCCCGTCGTGCAGCTGCACGATCCGGTACACGATGGACAGCCCGATACCGCTGCCCCCCGGCTTGCTCGTGTAGTAGAGCTTGAAGATCTTGTCCAGGTCCTCCGGGGCGATGCCCACGCCCTGGTCGGTCACCACCACGCGCACCCAGTCGGCGCCCTCGGGCCGGGTGCGGATGCGCACCGCCCCGCCCTGCGGCATCGCCTGCTCGGCGTTCTGCAGGATATTGATGAAGGCCTGGCGCACCAGCTCCTCGTCGGCGCTGACCAGCGGCAGCGCGGCGTCGAGCTCGAACACGAAGCGCACGCCGTGGCTCTGGCTCTCGGCTTCCAGCAGGGCGCCCACGCTCTGCAGCATGCCGTTGAGATCGACCGGCTTCAGGGTCAGCTCCTGGGGGCGCATGAAGCGCAGGAAGCCCTGCACCACCCGGTCGAGTCGGCGGATCTCTCCGCCGATCACGTCGAGGCTCTGGTGGACGTCGGGCGTCGCGTCCTCCAGCTGCTCCTTCAGCAGCTCGACGTGGATCATCATCGCGTTCAGCGGGTTCTTGACCTCGTGGGCCACGCCCGAGGTCAGACGGCCGAGGGCGGCCAGCTTGGCCGAGTAGCTCACGAGGGACTGCACCGTCTTCACCGACTCCAGGTCCTTCAGGAGAATGGCGACGCCCATCACCCGGTGGGCGTCCTCCATGTGGAACGCGGAGACCAGGAACTCCTTGTCGCGCCCCGCCTGCGGCAGCACCACCGTCGCGTTGCGGATGCCCGGGGCGCCGGCCAGCACGTGGTCCACGAACGGCAGCATCGGATGGGCGGCATCCAGCACCTCGTGGATGGGCAGGCCCACCGTCTGCTCCAGCGACAGGCCGACCACCGTCTCGGCCGCGCGATTGAAGAACAGGATGTGCCGCTCCGGATTCAGGAAGATGACGCCGTCCTCGAGCTGGTCGACCATGCCCTGCAGGTGAGCCTTCTCGCTGAGGCTCGAGATGCGGTCGGCCTGCAGCTCGTGCCCGAGGCGCGAGAGCTGGGCGGACAGCTCCTGGAACTCGTCGCCGCCGACGGTCACCGGCGTCGCCTCCGGCGGCTCGCCGCGCCGGATGCGATCGACCTGGCCCACGATCGCGCGGATGGGCCGCACCGTGAGCTGGGCCAGCACGAGCGCGGCCAGCCAGGCCAGCGGCAGGGCCACCGCGGCCACCGTGAGGCTCTGGCGGAGCGAGGCGGTGACCTCGCGGCGCAGGAGCGTGGTGGAGACGCCGAGCCGGATCGATCCGAACAGCCGGTCATTCAGCGTCATCGGCAGGACCGTCTCGTACGTGCGGCCCGCGTTGTAGAGCGCGGAGAAGCGGCTCAGGGTGTCGACCTTCAGCAGCCCTTCCAGGTTCGGGCGCTCCGGCTCGGGGTCGCCCTCCTTCTGACGCTCGGTGTGGAGCACCACGACCCCGTTGGAATCGGAGATCAGCGCGTAGAGGAGGTGCGGCGAGTACCCCACGCTGGCGTCGAGGAAGCTGCGCAGCTCGGGATCCTGACGCAGGGCCTCGAGCGGATCGGCGCCCGGGCTGCGATGCAGCGCGCGGCCGCTCTGCGCGTAGATCTGCTTGGCGATCAGCTCGGCCTGCTTCACCGCCTCCTGCACCACCACCCGGCTCACCTGCGACAGGTGGATCGCGGTGGCGGTGGCGACCACCAGCATGGTGAGGAGGCTCAGAACCAGCGCCTCCCGTCCCCGTACTCCCAGCCGCATGCTAGCTGCCGTAGGCCTTGAGCTTGTTGTGCAGGGTCTTTAGGCTGATGCCGAGCACGTCGGCGGCCCGGGTCTTGTTGTTGGCGTTGGCCGCGAGGGTCTTCAAGATCAGGGCCTTCTCGGCATCGTCGAGGCTCGTGCCCACGCGGAACGACACCGAGTCGGGCCCGTCCGCCGACTCGGTGGAGCGCAGCGCCGGCGCCGGCGGCATGTGGCGGGGCAGGATCGTGTCGCCGTCGCAGACGATGATCGCCCGCTCCAGGGTGTTGCGCAGCTCGCGCACGTTCCCCGGCCACCCCTGGGCGATGAGCCCGTTCAGCACGCTCTCGTCCACCGAGCGGATGCGCTTGTCGTAGCGGGCGTTGAACTCCTCGATGAAGGCCTGCACCAGCGCCGGGATGTCGTCGCGTCGCTCGCGCAGCGGCGGCAGGGCGAGGCTCACCACGTTCAGACGATAGTACAGGTCCTCGCGGAACGTCCCTTCCTGGATGGCCTTGACCGGATCCTTGTTGGTCGCGGCGAGCACCCGCACGTCCACCTTGATCTCGGTCTTGCCGCCGAGCCGCCGCACGGTGCCGTCCTGGAGGATGCGCAGGAACTTGGCCTGGGTGCCCGGGTTCATCTCGGCGATCTCGTCGAGGAAGATCGTGCCCTCGTGGGCCAGCTCGAAGCAGCCGGGCCGCCGCTCGAGCGCGCCGGTGAAGGCACCCTTCTCGTGTCCGAAGATCTCGCTCTCCAGCAGCGTTTCCGGGATGGCCGCGCAGTTCACCGCCACGAACGGGCCCTTGGCCCGCGGGGACAGCTCGTGCAGCGTGCGCGCCACCAGCTCCTTGCCGGTGCCGCTCTCGCCGCTGATCAGCACCGCGGCGGGCGTGGGCGCGGCGACCTCGATGAGACGATAGACCTCCTGCATGCCGTGGCTGGTGCCGACCAGCCGGCCCATGCCCCAGACCTGGCTGAGCTTCCGGCGCAGCAGCGCGACGTCACGCAGCGCCTCGCCCCGCTCCGCCGCCTTGGGGATGAGCACCCGCAGCCGCGCCACGTCCACCGGCTTGGTGAGGTAGTCGTAGGCGCCCTCGCGCATCGCGGTGACCGCGGTGTCGATCGAGCCCTGGCCGGTCAGCAGGATCACCGAGGCGAACGGCACGTCGGTCTTGAGCGCGCGCAGCAGGTCGAGGCCGTCCATCTTGGGCATGACCAGATCGGAGAGCACCACCGACGGCAGCCCCGCCGCCGCCTTGGCGAGGGCCTCCTGGCCGTCGGCGGCCTCGTCGACGTCGTAGCCCCAGCGGCCGAGGAGCGCGGTCAGCCCCTGGCGGGCCGGCTCCTCGTCGTCGACGATCAGGATCTTGAGCGGCATCGCATCAGGCGCCCGACTAGTGCTCGGGCAGCGCGCTCCGCAGGGCGGGATACCAGCGGGTCAGCGGGGAGTCGTCCACCAGGATCGTCTCGTCGCGGACCGGGCCGGTGGAGACCAGCG
Coding sequences within it:
- a CDS encoding sigma-54 dependent transcriptional regulator, which gives rise to MPLKILIVDDEEPARQGLTALLGRWGYDVDEAADGQEALAKAAAGLPSVVLSDLVMPKMDGLDLLRALKTDVPFASVILLTGQGSIDTAVTAMREGAYDYLTKPVDVARLRVLIPKAAERGEALRDVALLRRKLSQVWGMGRLVGTSHGMQEVYRLIEVAAPTPAAVLISGESGTGKELVARTLHELSPRAKGPFVAVNCAAIPETLLESEIFGHEKGAFTGALERRPGCFELAHEGTIFLDEIAEMNPGTQAKFLRILQDGTVRRLGGKTEIKVDVRVLAATNKDPVKAIQEGTFREDLYYRLNVVSLALPPLRERRDDIPALVQAFIEEFNARYDKRIRSVDESVLNGLIAQGWPGNVRELRNTLERAIIVCDGDTILPRHMPPAPALRSTESADGPDSVSFRVGTSLDDAEKALILKTLAANANNKTRAADVLGISLKTLHNKLKAYGS
- a CDS encoding ATP-binding protein, with amino-acid sequence MRLGVRGREALVLSLLTMLVVATATAIHLSQVSRVVVQEAVKQAELIAKQIYAQSGRALHRSPGADPLEALRQDPELRSFLDASVGYSPHLLYALISDSNGVVVLHTERQKEGDPEPERPNLEGLLKVDTLSRFSALYNAGRTYETVLPMTLNDRLFGSIRLGVSTTLLRREVTASLRQSLTVAAVALPLAWLAALVLAQLTVRPIRAIVGQVDRIRRGEPPEATPVTVGGDEFQELSAQLSRLGHELQADRISSLSEKAHLQGMVDQLEDGVIFLNPERHILFFNRAAETVVGLSLEQTVGLPIHEVLDAAHPMLPFVDHVLAGAPGIRNATVVLPQAGRDKEFLVSAFHMEDAHRVMGVAILLKDLESVKTVQSLVSYSAKLAALGRLTSGVAHEVKNPLNAMMIHVELLKEQLEDATPDVHQSLDVIGGEIRRLDRVVQGFLRFMRPQELTLKPVDLNGMLQSVGALLEAESQSHGVRFVFELDAALPLVSADEELVRQAFINILQNAEQAMPQGGAVRIRTRPEGADWVRVVVTDQGVGIAPEDLDKIFKLYYTSKPGGSGIGLSIVYRIVQLHDGTVEAKSQPGRGTALIVRLPVR